A genome region from Flavobacterium sp. includes the following:
- a CDS encoding carbon-nitrogen hydrolase has protein sequence MSKRKYKISVIQLNLNDVAENNLKKCISWVRDAASQGAEVILLPELYSSHYFCQSEDVDNFALAEPLYSTSFIAFSELAKELGVVIIVPFFEKRMAGIYHNSAYIIDTDGTEAGLYRKMHIPDDPHFYEKFYFTPGDLGFQAIETKKGTVGTLICWDQWYPEAARITALKGAEVLFYPTAIGWHPKEKEQYGENQYGAWMNVMKGHAVANGVFVAAANRIGLEKYIEGTEGIQFWGASFIAGPQGEILAQASHDKEEILIAEVDLDLQENVRQNWPFFRDRRIDAFGDITKRAIDK, from the coding sequence ATGTCGAAAAGAAAATATAAAATATCGGTAATTCAGTTAAATCTGAATGATGTAGCCGAAAACAATTTGAAAAAATGTATCAGCTGGGTAAGAGATGCTGCAAGTCAGGGAGCTGAGGTTATCTTACTGCCTGAATTATATAGCAGTCACTATTTCTGCCAAAGCGAAGACGTAGATAATTTTGCATTAGCAGAACCACTTTACAGTACTTCATTTATTGCTTTTAGCGAACTGGCAAAAGAATTAGGAGTTGTAATTATTGTTCCTTTCTTCGAAAAAAGAATGGCGGGAATTTACCATAACAGTGCGTATATCATCGATACAGATGGTACAGAAGCTGGTTTATACCGCAAAATGCACATTCCGGACGATCCGCATTTTTATGAAAAATTTTATTTCACGCCAGGTGATTTAGGATTTCAGGCAATCGAAACTAAAAAAGGAACAGTTGGAACTTTAATCTGCTGGGATCAATGGTATCCGGAAGCTGCAAGAATTACAGCTTTAAAAGGAGCTGAGGTGTTATTTTATCCAACGGCAATTGGATGGCATCCAAAAGAAAAAGAACAATACGGAGAAAACCAATACGGTGCATGGATGAATGTTATGAAAGGACATGCTGTAGCAAATGGTGTTTTCGTAGCAGCTGCAAACCGTATCGGACTTGAAAAGTATATTGAAGGAACTGAAGGAATCCAATTTTGGGGAGCATCATTTATTGCTGGACCACAAGGAGAAATTTTAGCTCAGGCTTCTCATGATAAAGAAGAAATCTTAATTGCTGAGGTTGATTTAGATTTACAGGAAAATGTTCGTCAAAACTGGCCATTCTTCAGAGATAGAAGAATTGATGCTTTTGGAGACATAACAAAAAGAGCAATCGATAAATAA
- a CDS encoding DUF808 domain-containing protein, with translation MASGFFVLLDDIAAIMDDVAVMSKVAAKKTAGILGDDLAVNAEKASGFASSRELPVLWAISKGSLLNKVIILPIAFVLSAFFPIAIIVILVLGGLFLAYEGAEKIYEFIFPHEHEESEGITEETLTEEQILEAEKGKIKSAIVTDFILSVEIVIIALGTVIGKPIMQQIIVTSIIAVVATIGVYGIVALIVRMDEAGYKLIKFSKREKSISKFIGNILVKALPLVIKSLTVIGTIALILVAGGIFVHYIPYFHHLSEEINIPAIIKEFVVGLGLGFVTLAIINLLKKLFKKKETTA, from the coding sequence ATGGCATCAGGTTTTTTCGTACTATTAGACGATATAGCAGCAATTATGGACGATGTTGCGGTAATGAGTAAAGTTGCAGCAAAGAAAACAGCAGGAATTTTGGGAGATGATTTAGCCGTAAATGCCGAAAAGGCTTCCGGGTTTGCATCATCAAGAGAACTTCCGGTTTTGTGGGCAATCAGCAAAGGTTCATTATTAAACAAAGTAATAATTCTTCCAATTGCATTTGTATTAAGTGCATTTTTTCCTATTGCAATTATTGTAATTTTGGTTCTGGGAGGTCTTTTTCTGGCTTATGAAGGGGCAGAAAAAATTTACGAATTTATTTTTCCTCATGAACATGAAGAGTCAGAAGGGATTACCGAAGAAACACTTACTGAAGAACAAATCCTGGAAGCAGAAAAAGGTAAAATAAAATCAGCAATTGTAACCGACTTCATATTATCTGTAGAAATCGTAATTATCGCCCTTGGAACTGTTATTGGTAAACCTATCATGCAGCAAATCATTGTAACTTCAATAATAGCTGTAGTAGCAACGATCGGGGTTTATGGTATCGTGGCTCTTATCGTGCGAATGGATGAAGCTGGGTACAAACTGATTAAATTTAGTAAAAGAGAAAAAAGTATCTCAAAATTTATTGGAAATATTTTAGTAAAAGCGCTTCCGTTAGTAATTAAAAGTTTAACAGTTATTGGTACAATTGCTTTAATATTAGTTGCCGGAGGTATTTTTGTGCATTACATTCCTTATTTTCATCATTTATCAGAAGAAATAAATATTCCTGCTATTATTAAGGAATTTGTTGTTGGGCTGGGTTTAGGGTTTGTTACTTTAGCAATTATAAATCTATTAAAAAAGCTTTTCAAAAAGAAAGAGACTACAGCTTAA